From a region of the Globicephala melas chromosome 19, mGloMel1.2, whole genome shotgun sequence genome:
- the CNFN gene encoding cornifelin codes for MQFEMHDNVKGKAMSYPVTSQPQGASSYQCQLSDWNTTLMDCCSDMPICLCGTFVPLCLACRISDDFGECCGTPCLPGTLNSLRTGMRERYHIQGSIAKDWAALTFCLPCALCQMARELKIRE; via the exons ATGCAATTTGAGATGCATGACAACGTGAAAGGCAAAG CCATGTCCTACCCAGTGACCAGCCAGCCCCAGGGTGCCAGCAGCTACCAGTGCCAGCTCAGTGACTGGAACACCACTCTCATGGACTGCTGCAGTGACATGCCCATCT gtCTGTGCGGCACTTTCGTCCCTCTGTGCCTCGCCTGCCGCATCTCCGACGACTTCGGCGAGTGCTGCGGCACTCCCTGCCTGCCCGGAACCCTGAACTCCCTGCGCACCGGCATGCGCGAGCGCTACCACATCCAG GGCTCTATCGCGAAAGACTGGGCGGCCCTCACCTTTTGTTTGCCCTGCGCCCTCTGTCAGATGGCGCGGGAGCTGAAGATCCGAGAGTAA